Proteins co-encoded in one Seriola aureovittata isolate HTS-2021-v1 ecotype China chromosome 1, ASM2101889v1, whole genome shotgun sequence genomic window:
- the LOC130170511 gene encoding high choriolytic enzyme 1-like codes for MTPSASLLLLVLLGLSKAQPLQEEGSAEEVPDTMDITTRILTSNNATNEILLEGDLLAPRTRNAMTCWSQSCLWRKASNGLVMIPFTMSREFTSWEKQKIDVAMKSYQSRTCIRFVPRQNEYDYISVENRAGCFSALGREGGRQVLSLNRQGCLYHGIIQHEINHALGFQHEQTRSDRDQYVRINWENIDPRMAYNFHKQPTNNLNTPYDYSSIMHYGRTAFSIQYGRDSITPIPNPNVQIGQRQGMSRGDILRINRLYSC; via the coding sequence ATGACTCCCTCtgccagcctgctgctgctggtcctgCTCGGCCTCTCTAAGGCTCAGCCTCTCCAGGAGGAAGGAAGCGCAGAAGAAGTCCCAGACACCATGGACATCACCACCAGGATTCTGACTTCTAACAACGCCACCAATGagatcctgctggaaggagacCTGCTGGCTCCCAGAACCAGAAACGCCATGACGTGCTGGTCCCAGAGTTGCCTGTGGAGGAAAGCCTCCAACGGCTTGGTGATGATCCCCTTCACCATGAGCCGTGAGTTCACCAGCTGGGAGAAGCAGAAGATCGACGTGGCCATGAAGTCCTACCAAAGCAGGACCTGCATCCGCTTCGTCCCCCGTCAGAACGAGTACGACTACATCAGCGTCGAGAACAGAGCCGGATGTTTCTCGGCTCTtggcagagagggaggcagacaggTGCTCTCTCTCAACAGGCAGGGCTGCCTCTACCACGGCATCATCCAGCACGAGATCAACCACGCTCTGGGCTTCCAGCACGAGCAGACCAGGAGTGACCGCGACCAATACGTCAGGATCAACTGGGAGAACATCGATCCACGAATGGCCTACAACTTCCACAAGCAGCCCACCAACAACCTGAACACTCCCTACGACTACTCCTCCATCATGCACTATGGAAGAACAGCCTTCTCCATCCAGTACGGGAGGGACTCCATCACCCCCATCCCCAACCCCAACGTCCAGATCGGCCAGAGGCAGGGCATGTCCCGCGGGGACATCTTGAGAATCAACCGGCTCTACAGCTGCTAA